A section of the Devosia rhizoryzae genome encodes:
- the pheS gene encoding phenylalanine--tRNA ligase subunit alpha, giving the protein MSLDAQIETLRTDLSAAISGAETEAALDAVRVSALGKKGSVSALLASLGAMAPEERKSAGPAINGLKAEIAGLIETRSEALKRAALDARLKAETVDITLPLPPAPTARGRIHPISQTIDEITAIFSDMGFSIAEGPDIETDYYNFTALNFPEGHPAREMHDTFFMKPGPDGVKKVLRTHTSPVQVRVMQKTNDKPAAGYLTPAMDPPIRVVMPGRTYRNDSDQTHTPMFHQVEGLVIDKSSHIGQLRWVLEEFLKAFFEVPNVTLRFRPSFFPFTEPSMEVDVQCDRSGSEVKIGEGSDWLEILGCGMVHPNVIRNAGLDPDVYQGFAWGMGIDRIAMLKYGMPDLRAFFDADQRWIEHYGFRPLDLPTLFGGLSS; this is encoded by the coding sequence ATGTCCCTAGACGCCCAGATCGAAACCCTGCGCACCGATCTCTCCGCCGCCATTTCTGGAGCCGAGACCGAAGCCGCGCTCGATGCCGTACGTGTCTCGGCGCTGGGCAAGAAGGGCAGCGTTTCGGCCCTCCTCGCTTCGCTCGGCGCGATGGCGCCGGAAGAGCGCAAATCCGCGGGCCCTGCAATCAATGGGCTCAAGGCTGAGATCGCCGGATTGATCGAGACCCGCAGCGAGGCTCTCAAGCGCGCCGCGCTCGATGCCCGGCTCAAGGCCGAGACGGTCGACATCACCCTGCCCCTGCCGCCCGCCCCCACGGCCCGCGGCCGCATCCACCCGATCTCGCAGACCATCGACGAGATTACCGCGATTTTCTCCGACATGGGCTTTTCGATCGCCGAAGGGCCCGATATCGAGACCGACTACTATAATTTCACCGCGCTCAACTTCCCCGAAGGCCATCCGGCGCGCGAAATGCACGATACGTTCTTCATGAAGCCCGGCCCCGACGGGGTGAAGAAGGTGCTGCGCACCCATACCTCGCCGGTGCAGGTGCGCGTTATGCAAAAGACCAATGACAAGCCCGCTGCCGGCTACCTGACGCCCGCCATGGACCCGCCGATCCGCGTGGTCATGCCCGGCCGCACCTATCGCAACGACTCGGACCAGACGCATACGCCGATGTTCCATCAGGTCGAGGGTCTCGTCATCGACAAGAGCTCCCATATCGGCCAGCTGCGCTGGGTGCTCGAAGAGTTCCTCAAGGCCTTTTTCGAAGTGCCCAATGTCACGCTTCGCTTCCGGCCGAGCTTTTTTCCCTTCACCGAACCGTCGATGGAAGTGGACGTCCAGTGCGATCGCTCCGGCTCCGAGGTCAAGATCGGCGAGGGCAGCGATTGGCTCGAAATTCTGGGCTGCGGCATGGTACACCCCAATGTCATCCGCAATGCCGGGCTCGACCCGGACGTCTACCAGGGCTTTGCCTGGGGCATGGGCATCGACCGCATTGCCATGCTGAAATACGGCATGCCGGACCTGCGCGCCTTCTTCGACGCCGATCAGCGCTGGATCGAGCATTACGGGTTCCGGCCCCTGGACCTGCCGACCCTGTTCGGCGGACTTTCGAGCTGA
- the rplT gene encoding 50S ribosomal protein L20, producing the protein MARVKRGVTAHARHKKVLKAAEGYYGRRKSTIRIAKQAVEKAGQYAYRDRRVKKRNFRALWIQRINAAVRDHGLTYGRFIDGLSKAEVAVDRKVLSDLAITQPEAFAALVTKAKAALAYLESVDSVTHARVTA; encoded by the coding sequence ATGGCACGCGTTAAACGTGGCGTAACCGCCCACGCTCGTCACAAGAAGGTCTTGAAGGCCGCCGAGGGCTATTATGGCCGTCGTAAGTCTACGATCCGTATCGCCAAGCAGGCCGTCGAAAAGGCCGGCCAGTACGCTTATCGCGATCGTCGCGTCAAGAAGCGCAACTTCCGTGCGCTCTGGATCCAGCGCATCAACGCTGCCGTGCGCGATCACGGCCTGACCTATGGCCGATTTATCGACGGCCTCAGCAAGGCTGAAGTTGCTGTCGACCGCAAGGTGCTGTCTGATCTCGCGATCACCCAGCCCGAAGCGTTCGCTGCCCTGGTCACCAAGGCCAAGGCTGCGCTGGCGTATCTGGAAAGCGTGGACTCCGTCACCCACGCCCGCGTCACCGCCTAA
- the rpmI gene encoding 50S ribosomal protein L35, translating into MPKMKTKSGAKKRFSFTATGKVKAGVAGKRHRLISHNAKYIRTNRGTKILSKGDEGLVKWYMPYNR; encoded by the coding sequence ATGCCAAAGATGAAGACCAAGTCCGGCGCCAAGAAGCGTTTCAGCTTCACCGCCACGGGCAAGGTGAAGGCCGGCGTCGCCGGCAAGCGCCACCGCCTGATCAGCCACAATGCCAAGTACATCCGCACCAACCGCGGCACCAAGATCCTGTCCAAGGGCGACGAGGGTCTGGTGAAGTGGTACATGCCGTACAATCGCTAA
- a CDS encoding glycosyltransferase family 2 protein: protein MGKTVAIITPAFKAQETLPETVRSVLEQTHGDWQHWIIADDGFDYASFLDQQGLGDKRQVFATTGRIGSGASQTRNVALEQLATPYAAILDADDRLKGQKLERAVDALDEFGIVTTALDVVTTGFSHLRFVGDGPDRKLTAGEHKWVNLSMDSMVVWDRRRADGRYDPTIRNMNDLDFLLQLFRTVPQSFHLGTPLHDYVKRDGSLSNGAETAAAMIHAKTAILDRLEAGYYGLSADDVAGVAGFLRVSLAAEAAYGDAVAARPGLLFEDHLEPRLRASKPLP from the coding sequence ATGGGTAAGACGGTCGCCATCATCACCCCAGCATTCAAGGCGCAGGAGACGCTGCCCGAGACGGTGCGCAGCGTGCTCGAGCAGACGCATGGCGATTGGCAGCACTGGATCATCGCCGACGACGGCTTTGACTATGCTAGCTTCCTCGATCAGCAGGGTCTGGGCGACAAGCGGCAGGTCTTTGCGACCACCGGCCGCATCGGCAGCGGGGCCTCGCAGACGCGCAATGTAGCGCTCGAACAGCTGGCGACGCCCTATGCGGCGATCCTTGATGCGGATGATCGGCTGAAAGGGCAAAAGCTCGAACGGGCGGTGGACGCTCTGGACGAATTCGGCATCGTCACCACCGCGCTCGACGTGGTCACGACCGGCTTTTCACATTTGCGTTTCGTGGGTGACGGACCGGACCGCAAGCTCACGGCAGGCGAGCACAAGTGGGTTAATCTTTCCATGGACTCCATGGTGGTCTGGGATCGCCGACGGGCCGACGGCCGCTATGACCCCACTATCCGCAACATGAACGACCTCGACTTCCTGCTGCAGCTGTTCCGTACCGTGCCGCAGAGCTTTCATCTCGGCACGCCGCTGCATGACTATGTCAAACGCGATGGATCGCTCAGCAATGGCGCCGAAACCGCGGCGGCGATGATCCATGCCAAGACGGCGATCCTCGATCGGCTGGAGGCAGGATATTATGGGCTAAGCGCAGATGACGTTGCCGGGGTCGCCGGATTTTTGCGCGTTTCTCTGGCGGCGGAGGCGGCTTATGGGGATGCGGTCGCCGCCAGGCCGGGGCTCCTTTTTGAAGATCATCTCGAACCGCGTTTGCGCGCATCCAAGCCCTTGCCTTAG
- a CDS encoding Hsp20 family protein: MSRISVFSAPFLLGFDTFEERIDRLARTADSYPPYNIERTVSADGAERFLISIAVAGFASSELDVTVEDNGLQVRGKQRDDPSRNYLHRGIAARQFQRSFLLAEGMEVRDATLSHGMLVITLERPQAPKIARKIDIRSL; encoded by the coding sequence ATGTCGCGTATCTCGGTGTTTTCCGCACCATTTCTTCTCGGCTTCGACACGTTCGAAGAACGCATCGACCGCTTGGCCCGTACCGCCGACAGCTACCCGCCCTATAACATCGAGCGCACGGTTTCCGCCGATGGTGCCGAGCGGTTCCTGATCTCGATTGCGGTCGCCGGTTTCGCCTCGAGCGAGCTCGATGTGACGGTGGAAGACAATGGCCTTCAGGTGCGCGGCAAGCAGCGGGACGATCCCTCTCGCAACTATCTGCACCGCGGCATTGCCGCCCGGCAATTCCAGCGATCCTTCCTCCTCGCCGAAGGCATGGAAGTCCGTGATGCAACTTTGAGCCATGGCATGCTCGTTATTACCCTTGAGCGTCCGCAAGCGCCCAAGATCGCCCGCAAGATAGATATTCGATCGCTCTAG
- a CDS encoding DUF1150 family protein, with translation MMDKRNDAAIDTANPLKDMTRAQFAALGGDAVAYVKSVDGILLSGLIEDAQFDAATLYHLVMSADGTPLMVADTQAAVTEWLGDQNIGVATLH, from the coding sequence ATGATGGATAAGAGAAACGACGCCGCGATCGATACTGCCAATCCGCTCAAGGATATGACCCGCGCCCAGTTCGCGGCCCTTGGCGGTGACGCCGTGGCCTATGTGAAGTCGGTGGATGGCATCCTGCTGTCCGGCCTTATCGAGGACGCCCAGTTCGATGCCGCAACGCTTTATCACCTGGTGATGTCCGCCGATGGCACGCCGCTCATGGTGGCGGACACGCAGGCCGCGGTCACCGAATGGCTGGGCGACCAGAACATCGGCGTCGCAACGCTGCACTAG
- the trmB gene encoding tRNA (guanosine(46)-N7)-methyltransferase TrmB: protein MTDHQLPKTRFGEPRAFFGRRSGKTLHGGQKALVEDVLPAVEIELAGKLDPKQLFPNAERIVIEIGYGGGEHLARKASEEKQTGFIGCEVFTGGIGKMVQAIAAAELTNVRLFTDDALKLLMALPDASVDAAYLLYPDPWPKTRHHKRRFVSPTTLAELARVIRPGGTFFFASDIEDYADWTLAHIVRAPDFLFNADRPGAWHEPYPGWQPTRYEQKARREGRMVSFYFGFKRL, encoded by the coding sequence ATGACCGACCATCAACTCCCAAAAACCCGCTTCGGTGAGCCTCGGGCCTTTTTCGGCCGCCGCTCCGGCAAGACGTTGCATGGGGGGCAAAAGGCTCTGGTCGAAGATGTGCTGCCGGCGGTGGAAATCGAGCTTGCCGGCAAGCTCGATCCCAAACAGCTCTTTCCCAATGCCGAGCGCATCGTCATCGAAATCGGCTATGGCGGGGGCGAGCACCTGGCGCGCAAGGCGAGCGAGGAAAAGCAAACCGGCTTTATCGGCTGCGAGGTGTTTACCGGCGGCATCGGCAAGATGGTGCAGGCCATCGCGGCAGCCGAGCTCACCAATGTGCGGCTTTTCACCGATGATGCTTTGAAGCTCTTGATGGCCCTGCCTGACGCCTCTGTCGATGCGGCGTACCTGCTTTATCCCGATCCTTGGCCGAAAACCCGCCACCACAAGCGGCGGTTCGTTTCCCCGACGACGCTTGCCGAACTGGCGCGGGTGATCCGCCCGGGGGGTACGTTCTTTTTCGCCAGCGATATCGAGGACTATGCCGACTGGACGCTCGCCCACATCGTGCGGGCGCCCGATTTCCTCTTCAATGCCGATCGTCCGGGCGCCTGGCACGAGCCGTATCCCGGCTGGCAGCCGACGCGTTATGAGCAGAAGGCGCGGCGCGAGGGGCGGATGGTCAGCTTCTACTTTGGCTTCAAGCGGCTCTGA
- a CDS encoding sensor domain-containing diguanylate cyclase — translation MSAVLEKPSPVSPIADEARLEAVARYDVLDTPREPAFDRVASLIRLIFGVETSVVSLIDGHRQWFKAAEGNKVDELPIKDTFCRHALIASAPLIVPDATKDERFRNNPLVTGEVGVRFYAGVPITTYDGFNIGTVCAIDSHPREFSEREEKILYELAQIVTNELELRRLATTDGLTGISTRRAFKEDAQKFVALARRHRSQLSAIAFDINHFKKVNDTYGHAAGDVVLKAVAETVGGVLRQSDVLGRLGGEEFAVILPDADAASAMAVAEKLRHSLLTLRFPGSKPPMTISASFGVATLDPGADDLDALLVKADEALYEAKGAGRNVSMLWRGATTATTRHIDRRRVLKAGRLVFNDKKSVIDCTVRALWDGGAEVQVFNSADIPDAVTLEIRSSGFKWDATVVSRRPTSLELSFRAA, via the coding sequence ATGTCTGCTGTGCTCGAAAAGCCAAGTCCTGTCTCACCTATCGCCGACGAGGCGCGGCTCGAGGCCGTCGCCCGCTACGATGTGCTTGATACGCCGCGCGAGCCGGCCTTTGACCGTGTCGCCTCGCTGATCCGGCTGATCTTTGGTGTCGAAACCTCCGTCGTGTCGCTGATCGACGGGCACCGGCAATGGTTCAAGGCAGCGGAAGGCAACAAAGTCGACGAGCTGCCCATCAAAGATACGTTTTGCCGCCACGCGCTGATCGCGAGCGCCCCGCTGATCGTGCCCGATGCCACCAAGGACGAGCGCTTTCGCAACAATCCCCTGGTGACCGGCGAGGTCGGGGTACGCTTTTATGCCGGCGTCCCCATCACCACATACGACGGCTTCAACATCGGCACGGTCTGCGCCATCGACAGCCACCCGCGCGAGTTCTCCGAGCGCGAAGAGAAGATCCTTTATGAACTCGCCCAGATCGTCACCAATGAGCTCGAGCTCAGGCGGCTGGCCACAACCGACGGCCTCACCGGCATCAGCACGCGCCGCGCCTTCAAGGAAGATGCTCAAAAGTTCGTGGCGCTGGCGCGCCGCCACCGCAGCCAGCTCAGCGCCATCGCCTTCGACATCAATCACTTCAAGAAGGTCAACGACACCTATGGCCACGCTGCTGGCGACGTGGTGCTCAAAGCCGTGGCCGAGACCGTTGGCGGCGTCCTGCGCCAGAGCGATGTCCTGGGCCGCCTGGGTGGCGAAGAATTCGCTGTGATCCTGCCCGATGCCGACGCGGCGTCGGCCATGGCCGTCGCCGAAAAACTCCGCCATAGTCTACTGACGCTGCGCTTTCCCGGCAGCAAGCCGCCGATGACCATTTCGGCCAGCTTTGGCGTAGCCACGCTCGATCCGGGCGCCGACGATCTTGATGCGCTTCTGGTCAAGGCCGACGAGGCGCTCTACGAAGCCAAAGGCGCCGGTCGCAATGTTTCGATGCTGTGGCGCGGGGCGACCACGGCCACCACGCGGCATATCGACCGCCGTCGGGTGCTCAAGGCTGGGCGGCTGGTGTTCAACGACAAAAAATCGGTGATCGACTGTACCGTCCGCGCCCTCTGGGACGGCGGCGCAGAAGTCCAGGTCTTCAACTCGGCCGATATTCCAGACGCGGTGACGCTGGAGATCCGCTCCTCCGGCTTTAAGTGGGACGCGACTGTCGTGTCGCGGCGCCCGACCAGCCTCGAACTGAGCTTCAGAGCCGCTTGA
- the rimP gene encoding ribosome maturation factor RimP: protein MAFDLAEKRYIKESGLEARIARIVEPVAIGLGYSLVRIKVTPENGTTLQIMAEDENGRFTINDCENLSKDLSPVLDVEDPIDREYHLEVSSPGIDRPLVRKRDYERFAGHEAKIELHDMINGRKRFRGHIGPVDDEGVTIILPDAPGGTDPNHKLSFVNIAEAKLVMTDKLMDQARADQELHPIDDDETETVEYADADNDDLVEETATSDDSSEEKN, encoded by the coding sequence ATGGCGTTCGATCTTGCTGAAAAGCGCTACATCAAGGAAAGCGGGCTCGAGGCCCGCATCGCCCGGATCGTCGAACCGGTGGCGATCGGCCTCGGCTATTCGCTGGTCCGCATCAAGGTGACGCCGGAAAACGGCACCACGCTGCAGATCATGGCCGAAGACGAAAACGGGCGCTTCACCATCAACGACTGCGAAAACCTCTCCAAGGACCTTTCGCCGGTGCTCGACGTCGAGGATCCGATAGACCGCGAATACCATCTCGAAGTCAGCTCGCCCGGCATTGACCGGCCGCTGGTGCGCAAGCGCGACTACGAGCGCTTTGCCGGCCATGAGGCCAAGATCGAGCTTCACGACATGATCAATGGCCGCAAGCGTTTTCGTGGGCATATCGGCCCGGTCGATGACGAGGGCGTCACCATTATCCTGCCCGATGCGCCGGGTGGCACCGACCCCAACCACAAGCTCAGCTTCGTCAACATCGCCGAAGCCAAGCTGGTGATGACCGACAAGCTCATGGACCAGGCTCGTGCCGACCAGGAGCTGCACCCGATCGACGACGACGAGACCGAAACGGTCGAATATGCCGACGCCGACAATGATGACCTGGTCGAGGAAACCGCGACCAGCGACGATTCCTCCGAGGAGAAGAACTAA
- the nusA gene encoding transcription termination factor NusA: MAVSANRLELLQIADAVAREKSIDRMVVIEAMQDAMEKAAKGRYGAETEIKVEINPRSGETRMWRLLEIVDAVEEPSRQVELSYAKSKSPQAKIGDFLTEPLPPMEFGRIAAQSAKQVIVQKVRDAERDRMFEEYTGRVGEIVNGTVKRVEYGNVIVDLGRGEAIIRRDELIPRELFRYGDRVRAYIYDVRREQRGPQIFLSRTHPQFMAKLFMQEVPEIYDGVITIRSIARDPGSRAKIAVTSNDSSIDPVGACVGMRGSRVQAVVAELQGEKIDIIPWTDTIADLVVSALQPADVAKVVLDEQAERIEVVVPDEQLSLAIGRRGQNVRLASQLIGWDIDILTEQEESERRQKEFTERSALFMQALDVDEMVAQLLASEGFSTVEELAYIEANEIASIEGFDEETAGEIQNRAAEYLAEIDRKFDEERTALGVEDELYEIAGLNAAMLVALGKDDIKTVEDFAGCAADDLVGWTERKDGETKRFDGAFKDFPVSREEAEDMIMQARVKAGWISAEDIPADDGEEVAEEEAVS; this comes from the coding sequence ATGGCCGTTTCAGCCAATCGCCTTGAGCTGTTGCAGATCGCCGACGCTGTTGCGCGCGAGAAATCGATCGACCGCATGGTCGTGATCGAGGCGATGCAGGACGCCATGGAAAAGGCGGCCAAGGGCCGCTATGGCGCCGAAACCGAAATCAAGGTCGAGATCAATCCGCGCTCGGGCGAAACGCGCATGTGGCGCCTGCTCGAGATCGTCGATGCCGTGGAAGAGCCGAGCCGCCAGGTCGAGCTCAGCTATGCCAAGAGCAAGTCGCCGCAGGCCAAGATCGGCGACTTCCTGACCGAACCGCTGCCACCGATGGAATTTGGCCGTATCGCTGCCCAGTCGGCCAAGCAGGTGATCGTGCAGAAGGTGCGCGATGCCGAACGTGACCGCATGTTCGAAGAATATACCGGCCGCGTCGGCGAGATCGTCAACGGCACCGTCAAGCGCGTCGAATACGGCAATGTGATCGTCGATCTGGGCCGTGGCGAAGCGATTATCCGCCGTGACGAGCTGATCCCGCGCGAACTCTTCCGTTATGGTGATCGCGTGCGTGCCTATATCTATGACGTGCGCCGCGAACAGCGCGGCCCGCAGATTTTCCTCAGCCGCACCCATCCGCAGTTCATGGCAAAACTGTTCATGCAGGAAGTGCCGGAAATCTATGATGGCGTGATCACCATCCGCTCGATCGCCCGCGATCCGGGCTCGCGCGCCAAGATCGCCGTTACCTCCAATGACTCTTCGATCGACCCCGTCGGCGCTTGCGTCGGTATGCGCGGGTCGCGCGTGCAGGCCGTGGTGGCCGAACTGCAGGGCGAAAAGATCGACATCATCCCCTGGACCGACACCATTGCCGATCTCGTGGTTTCTGCCCTGCAGCCGGCCGATGTCGCCAAGGTGGTGCTCGACGAGCAGGCCGAGCGCATCGAAGTCGTGGTGCCGGACGAGCAGCTGTCGCTCGCCATCGGCCGCCGTGGCCAGAATGTGCGCCTCGCTTCGCAGCTGATCGGTTGGGATATCGATATCCTCACCGAGCAGGAAGAATCGGAACGCCGCCAGAAAGAGTTTACCGAACGCTCGGCTCTCTTCATGCAGGCCCTTGACGTTGACGAGATGGTTGCCCAACTACTGGCTTCCGAAGGTTTCTCCACCGTCGAGGAACTGGCCTATATCGAAGCGAACGAAATCGCATCGATTGAAGGCTTCGACGAAGAAACCGCCGGCGAAATCCAGAACCGCGCTGCCGAATACCTGGCAGAGATCGACCGCAAGTTCGACGAAGAGCGCACCGCGCTGGGCGTCGAGGACGAGCTTTACGAGATCGCGGGTTTGAATGCTGCCATGCTGGTGGCTCTGGGCAAGGACGATATCAAGACGGTCGAGGACTTTGCCGGCTGCGCCGCCGACGATCTCGTCGGCTGGACCGAACGCAAGGATGGCGAGACCAAGCGCTTCGACGGCGCCTTCAAGGACTTCCCCGTGTCGCGCGAGGAAGCCGAGGACATGATCATGCAGGCTCGCGTCAAGGCTGGCTGGATCAGCGCCGAAGACATTCCTGCCGATGACGGCGAGGAAGTAGCCGAGGAGGAGGCGGTCTCCTGA
- a CDS encoding RNA-binding protein, translating into MIRTCALTRTEKPAEDLVRFAVGPDDMLVPDVDARAEGRGVWITLSHAAVAEAVKKKAFARSLKAPVTVADNLADLTRLRLEQRLLSALGMAKKAGQFVSGATKVKGALENMDVIALLTASDAAEDGRNKMRGTLKALNYARREQGLSGPDVPHFEFLQSAEMGLALGLENVIHAALTSGAAAQSAVEKAKRLARYIAQPMDEDTDPTGASGVLLSAEQDERR; encoded by the coding sequence ATGATCAGGACTTGTGCCCTCACCCGGACGGAAAAACCGGCTGAGGACCTTGTTCGCTTCGCCGTGGGGCCAGACGATATGCTGGTCCCCGATGTAGATGCGCGGGCCGAAGGGCGCGGTGTGTGGATCACGCTCAGCCATGCGGCAGTGGCCGAGGCGGTCAAGAAAAAGGCCTTTGCCCGGAGCCTTAAGGCGCCGGTAACAGTCGCTGACAATCTGGCCGACCTTACCCGGCTCCGGCTAGAGCAACGGTTGTTGTCGGCCTTGGGCATGGCCAAGAAAGCCGGGCAATTCGTGTCCGGGGCGACCAAGGTCAAGGGCGCGCTCGAGAACATGGACGTTATTGCTCTCCTGACCGCGAGTGATGCGGCCGAGGACGGGCGCAACAAGATGCGAGGGACGCTCAAGGCCCTCAATTATGCGCGGCGCGAACAGGGACTTTCCGGTCCCGACGTGCCGCACTTCGAATTCCTTCAAAGTGCTGAAATGGGTTTGGCACTTGGACTTGAAAATGTGATACATGCTGCCCTAACGAGCGGGGCCGCAGCCCAATCGGCAGTGGAAAAGGCCAAAAGACTGGCCCGATACATTGCCCAACCGATGGATGAAGACACCGACCCCACTGGGGCGTCCGGTGTGCTTTTGTCCGCGGAACAGGACGAAAGACGATAG